Proteins co-encoded in one Accipiter gentilis chromosome 33, bAccGen1.1, whole genome shotgun sequence genomic window:
- the LOC126034230 gene encoding formin-A-like, producing MLGPGDRSTRSAPHGRFSFSFSSSSSSSTAAALLCPVPLRPALPQTRRQPPPRPSRPPLSCDPRRGGGGKAGPAGPAPPPPPPPPQGRRPPPCCLLPSGGGSSSAVPCGGGAGPVRGACLLPASPPFSGVPSPAGFARRGLAALRPLKRVPRGLWRRGRGRGRRSQGGRSLACGAPAGEQPGGDGVKVSVGFLKFSVKIFSEIPRELGYQQPPKSVKAFPELSMYGRLQT from the exons ATGTTGGG GCCCGGGGATCGCTCCACTCGCTCGGCGCCTCACGGccgcttctctttctctttctcctcctcctcctcctcctctacggCCGCCGCGCTCCTCTGCCCCGTCCCTCTCCGCCCAGCCCTGCCTCAGACCCGGCGGCAGCCGCCGCCTCGGCCCAGCCGCCCGCCCCTCTCATGTGACCCGCGGAGGGGCGGAGGGGGGAAGGCAGGCCCGGCCGGCCCTGCGCCGccacccccccctccgccgccacAGGGTCGCCGGCCACCGCcgtgctgcctcctcccctcaggGGGCGGCAGCTCCTCGGCCGTGCCctgcggcggcggagcgggcccGGTGAGGGGAGCCTGTCTCCTTCCCGCCTCTCCGCCTTTTTCCGGTGTTCCCTCCCCGGCAGGTTTCGCGCGGCGCGGCCTGGCAGCGTTGAGGCCCCTAAAACGAGTTCCCCGTGGGTTgtggcggcggggaagggggcgAGGGCGGCGGTCGCAGGGCGGGAGGAGCCTGGCCTGCGGGGCGCCCGCCGGGGAGCAGCCGGGGGGCGACG GAGTCAAAGTATCTGTGGGATTTCTTAAGTTCTCAGTAAAGATCTTCAGTGAGATACCACGGGAGCTGGGCTATCAGCAGCCTCCAAAGTCCGTAAAG GCTTTTCCAGAACTCAGCATGTATGGAAGACTCCAAACCTGA